A genomic region of Noviherbaspirillum sp. L7-7A contains the following coding sequences:
- the nusA gene encoding transcription termination factor NusA, with product MSREILLLVDALAREKNVDKEVVFGALEHALAQATKKRYEGDVDIRVSIDRDNGEFETFRRWHVVPDEAGLQLPDQEILLFEAKDQIPDIEVDDFIEEPIESVDFGRRFAQDTKQVVLQRIRDAEREQILADFLERGDALVTGTIKRMERGDAIVESGKIEARLPRDQMIPKENLRIGDRVRAYIQRIERNARGPQVILSRTAPEFIMKLFELEVPEIEQGLLEIKSAARDPGVRAKIAVFTNDKRIDPIGTCVGMRGSRVQAVTGELGGERVDIVLWSEDPAQFVIGALAPANVSSIMVDEEKHAMDVVVDEENLAIAIGRGGQNVRLAAELTGWQINIMTAEESADKAAQETAAVRALFMDKLDVDQEVADILASEGFSSLEEIAYVPITEMLEIESFDEDTVNELRNRARDALVTEAIASEEGLEGMEEGLVNLDGMDRVTAGKLGLSGVKTLEQFSALAYDEFGAILALPADRARQLIDNAFEDVSDEEMKLIDLKYDDRAKALQAKAWSLAAVK from the coding sequence ATGAGTCGCGAGATTTTATTGTTGGTTGACGCGCTGGCGCGCGAAAAGAACGTGGATAAGGAAGTCGTTTTCGGCGCGCTGGAGCATGCGCTTGCGCAGGCTACCAAGAAGCGCTACGAAGGCGACGTCGATATCCGCGTCTCGATCGACCGCGACAATGGCGAATTCGAAACCTTCCGCCGCTGGCACGTCGTTCCCGACGAAGCCGGCCTGCAGCTGCCCGACCAGGAAATCCTGCTGTTCGAAGCCAAGGACCAGATTCCCGATATCGAAGTCGATGACTTCATCGAAGAGCCAATTGAATCGGTCGACTTCGGCCGTCGTTTTGCGCAGGACACCAAGCAGGTCGTGCTGCAACGCATCCGCGACGCCGAGCGCGAGCAGATCCTGGCCGACTTCCTGGAGCGCGGCGACGCGCTGGTCACCGGCACCATCAAGCGCATGGAGCGCGGCGACGCGATCGTCGAGTCCGGCAAGATCGAAGCGCGGCTGCCGCGCGACCAGATGATCCCGAAGGAAAACCTGCGTATCGGCGACCGTGTGCGTGCTTACATACAGCGCATCGAGCGCAATGCCCGCGGCCCGCAGGTGATCCTGTCGCGCACCGCGCCTGAATTCATCATGAAGCTGTTCGAGCTGGAAGTGCCCGAGATCGAGCAGGGCCTGCTGGAGATCAAGTCGGCAGCGCGCGACCCCGGCGTACGCGCCAAGATTGCGGTCTTCACCAATGACAAGCGGATCGACCCGATCGGCACCTGCGTCGGCATGCGCGGCTCGCGCGTGCAGGCAGTGACCGGCGAACTGGGCGGCGAGCGCGTCGACATCGTGCTGTGGTCGGAAGACCCGGCCCAGTTCGTCATCGGCGCGCTGGCGCCGGCCAATGTATCGTCCATCATGGTGGACGAGGAAAAGCATGCGATGGACGTGGTGGTCGACGAGGAAAACCTGGCGATCGCCATCGGCCGCGGCGGCCAGAACGTGCGCCTAGCCGCCGAGCTGACCGGCTGGCAGATCAATATCATGACGGCAGAGGAATCGGCCGACAAGGCTGCCCAGGAAACCGCCGCGGTGCGCGCGCTGTTCATGGACAAGCTCGACGTCGACCAGGAAGTCGCCGACATCCTGGCCAGCGAAGGTTTCTCCAGCCTGGAAGAGATCGCCTATGTGCCGATCACGGAAATGCTGGAAATCGAGTCGTTCGACGAAGACACCGTCAACGAGCTGCGCAACCGTGCCCGCGACGCGCTGGTGACCGAGGCGATCGCTTCCGAGGAAGGCCTGGAAGGCATGGAAGAAGGCCTGGTCAACCTGGACGGCATGGACCGCGTCACAGCGGGCAAGCTGGGACTGTCGGGCGTAAAGACGCTGGAGCAGTTCTCGGCGCTGGCCTACGATGAATTTGGGGCAATACTGGCGCTGCCGGCAGACCGCGCGCGCCAGCTGATAGACAATGCATTCGAAGATGTGAGCGATGAGGAGATGAAGCTGATCGACTTGAAGTACGACGATCGCGCCAAGGCCCTGCAGGCCAAGGCGTGGAGCCTGGCAGCTGTCAAGTAA
- the rimP gene encoding ribosome maturation factor RimP, which translates to MQLLQLIEKTVVGMGYDLVDFEQAGRGLLRVFIDFTEEEADRGFITVEDCEKVTHQLLHVLTVENANYERLEVSSPGLDRPLKKLGDYRRFAGQEALVKLRMPMPGAANRKSFEGILQVPEGDQLKLEFEGKDGPAILEFTIADVDKARLVPKVDFRSRKA; encoded by the coding sequence TTGCAATTGCTGCAACTGATAGAAAAAACCGTCGTCGGCATGGGTTATGACCTTGTCGATTTCGAGCAGGCCGGCCGTGGCCTGCTGCGTGTGTTCATCGATTTCACCGAAGAGGAGGCCGATCGCGGCTTCATCACGGTAGAGGATTGTGAAAAGGTGACGCACCAGCTGCTGCATGTGCTGACGGTCGAGAACGCCAATTACGAGCGGCTGGAAGTGTCGTCGCCCGGGCTGGACCGGCCGCTGAAGAAGCTGGGGGATTACCGCCGCTTCGCAGGGCAGGAGGCACTGGTGAAATTGCGCATGCCGATGCCAGGTGCGGCCAACAGGAAGTCCTTCGAGGGCATCCTGCAGGTCCCCGAAGGCGACCAGCTCAAGCTTGAATTTGAAGGAAAAGACGGCCCGGCGATCCTGGAATTTACGATCGCCGATGTGGACAAGGCACGCCTGGTGCCAAAAGTGGATTTTAGGAGTCGCAAAGCATGA